GCATCGCTTCAGCCGGCAGGCGGGGTGGCAGCGGCTGCCAGCCGGCCCGCTGCGCGCCAGGACAGATGCGGGCATGACCTGGGACGCGGTCCGGGAACGCGTGGTGATCTGGGGAGGCGACAGCGTCGTGACCAGTGGCCCCGACGCCTACTACGACGATGGCGCGACCTTCGACCCGGCGACCGACACGTGGGAGCCGCTGCCGGACAACGGCCTCGAGGGCCGGGCCGCTCCCGACGTCGTCGGTCTGCTCAGCGGTATCGCCGTGATGGGGGGCTCAGCCGGCCCGACCACCTTCACCGACGGCGCCATGCTCGACGGCGACCGGGTCGTGCCCATCCCCCGACCAGCCATCTACGACGGCCCAACGACGTTCCTGACGACATCGATCGGTGGCCTGCTCACCTGGGGCCGGCCCCTCGACTTCGGTGATCCGTCTGGCTACACCTGGGGACCGTTCACCGGCTGGACGCCGCTTCCCCGGCTGCTGAACCAGGAGCGCGCCCGGGCCGAGGTCCTGATCCGGGAGCAGGACGGACAGCTCCCCCTCCTGATCGTCTGGGGCGGGCTGGAGCGGCGTGGCGTCGAGCGTGTGACCGATGGCTTCTGGTTGAACATCGCCACCGGTCGCTGGCGGGCATTCCCACCCGCGCCGATCAGTGCCCGGGCCGATGCCATCGTCGTGGCAACCGCCGATCAGCTGTTGGTCTGGGGTGGACGGTCCGGGGGGACCGTACCGACCGACGGCGCCCGTCTGGGGCTGCCCGTTCCCTCCTGATCCCCCGTCAGTCTGCGCCGACGGTCAGGACCACCTTGCCGGTGGCCTTCCGCTCGTCCAGCAGGGTCAGCGCCTCGGCGGCCCGCTCGAGCGGCAGTGCCGCACCGATCGGTGGTGCCAACGCCCCCTCCCGGATCATCGCGTCGAGTGCGTCACCGATGTCGTGGACGATCGCGGGCTCCTGCATGAGGAAGCCACCCCAGGCGCAGCCGACCAAGGTCGTGTTGGACAGCAGCAGCCGGTTCACCCGGACCTCGGGGATCGACCCGGCCGCGAAGCCCACGACGAGCAGCCGTCCCTCGGGCGCCAGCGCCCGGATCGAGTCCGTGAACCGATCCCCGCCGACGGGATCCATGATCACGTCGACCCCCCGGCCGTCCGTCAGCGCCTTCGCCTCGTCCTTCCACGGCCCGTCGCTGCGAATGACGTCATCGGCTCCCGCCTCTCGGGCGACCGCGGCCTTCTCATCCGTGCTGACCACCGCGATGACCCGCGCACCCAGGGCCTTCGCGACCTGGATCGTCGCCGTGCCGACACCGCCGGCAGCGCCGTGGACCAGGACGGTCTCGCCCGACTGCAGCTGCCCGCGACGGACCAGCGAGAAGTGGGCGGTGTGATAGTTCATCGGGAAGGCCGCGCCCTGCTCGAAGCTGAGCTCGTCCGGCAGTGCGAAGGTGCTGGAGGAGGACACCGCAAGCTGTTCGGCCATCCCGCCCAGCATCCCGAACGCCATCACCCGATCGCCCTCGCTGAAGCCGGAGTCCGACGGCGCGCTGCGGATCACGCCGGCCACCTCGACCCCGGGGACGAACGGCATCTCCGGCTTGAGCTGGTACAGCCCGCGGGTCTGCAGCAGATCGGGGAACGCCACCCCGGCGGCCCGGACGTCGATCAGGACCTGGTCACCGGTCGGCTCCGGAGCCGGGATGTCGACGACGTCCACCGCTGAGGGTCCGTCCAGGGATGTGATGTGAATGGCGCGCATGGACGGCGAGTCAACCACGTTCCGGAATGTGGATACCAGGCGTAGAGTTGGATGGGCATGGCCAACCCACTTGACGCAACCGCACCCGACGCCGTCCTCCAGACCTTCCCGCTGAACGGGCAAGGGCCGTGGCCGACGGTGGACCCGTTCCTCTTCTGCGTCCACCACGACGACGACTATCCCGAGGGCGACGAGGAACTCGGCCCCTGTGCGCCGCTCGTCGGCCGCAACATCGGGATGGACTTCTCGGGTGCCGATGGGTGGTCGATGTACCACGGCTCCCTGGTTCCCGGGTTCCCCCAGCACCCGCACCGCGGGTTCGAGACGATCTCGTTCATGCGCAACGGGTTCATGGACCACTCCGACTCGCTGGGCGCCGCAGCACGGTTCGGCCGTGGTGACGTCCAGTGGATGACAGCCGGATCCGGGATCGTCCACGCCGAGATGTTCCCGCTGCTGAACAGCCAGGAGCGCAACGCGACCGAGCTGTTCCAGATATGGATCAACCTGCCGGCCAGCGACAAGATGGTGCCGCCGCACTTCTCGATGCTGTGGGATCACGAGATCCCCAAGCACACCCTGCTGGACGGGACGGGACGACCGGTCGACATCACCGTCGTGGCCGGTCAGTTGGTCGAGGGGCACGCTCCCGCCACTCCCCCGCCCCACTCCTACGCCTCCCGCGCGGACGCTGACGTCCACATCTGGCACGCCGGGTTCGCCGAGGGGGCATCATGGCAGCCGCCGGTGGCGGCACACCCGGACACGCGGCGGGTCGTCTACGTCTTCGGTGACGGCGTGGTGCGCATCAACGGGCAGGAGCTCACCGGCGGCAACGGTGCTGTGATCCGCTGTGATGTCCCGGTGACGATCACCGACGACACGCCGGGGGCTGCGCTCACCGATGACGGGCATGCAGCTGAGGTGCTCATCCTGGGTGGACGCCCGATCGACGAACCCATCGTCCAGTACGGCCCCTTCGTGATGAACACCAAGGCCGAGATCGCCAAGGCCTACGACGACTACTCCGAGACCGGCTTCGGCGGGTGGCCGTGGGCGGCCGCCGACCCCAACCACGGTCACGAGGTCAAGCGGTTCGCCAAGCACGCCGACGGCCGGGTGGAGGAACTCGCCGCCACCTGATCGCTGGACCGCCGACCGTTTGGTGACCTTGCGGGTGGGTACCGTCCGCCCCATGAGGATCACCATCACCTACTGCGTTCCCTGAGACTACTCATCGCACGCCGTGCGCGTGACCAACGAGTTGCTCAGCAACTACCAGCATGTGATCGATGAGCTGACCCTCATCACGGGGGACCGCGGGGTGTTCGATGTCGCCGTGGGCGGCACCCTCATGTACTCCAAGGGCCAGACCGGCCGCCAGGCGCGTGAGGGCGAGGTCCTCGAGGCCCTTGAAGCGGTGCTACCGGACGGGACGCGGCGCTACGGCTCCTCGTAGTACCCCTAGTGGTCCGTAGGTCCCCAGGTGGTTCGTGGTCCCCCTGGTGGTCCGTAGGTCCCCAGGTGGTTCGTGGTCCCCCTGGTCGTCCACAGTCGGTCCAGGTTTGGCCCACTCAGTCAAGCGGGTGGACTTCCCGCCCGTGCAGCGGGGGAAGTCCACCCACCACGATCAGGCCGCCAGCCGATAGGGCCCATCGGGACGGGACAGCTGCTGGCGTTCCAGGTGGAGTTGGCGCAGCCGCTCCACGCGCTTGGCCGTCGTGGGGTGGGTGCGCAGCCACTCCGCCGGCATCGACCGACGTGGGTGCGCCGCCTCCCAGGCAGCGCCGGCGTGCTGGTCCAGCACGTTCAGGGCCTGTGCCAACCCCTCGGCATCGTTGGTGAGCGCCACAGCATCCGCATCCGCCTGGTACTCACGGGACCGGCTGAGGGCCAGCAGCAGGAGCGTGGCAAGGCTCGGGGCCCACAGCACGGCCAGGATCGTCAGCGTCGAGAACCCTCCACCGATGGCACCCGGCCCGAACAGCAGCAGTCCGATCGTGCCGATCGTCGTCAGGGACTGGGTGCCGCGCGCCAGGACGTGAGCCACCCGCATGATGCGGAGGTCCCCGGCGGCGATGTGACTGATCTCATGCGCCATCACGCCGGCCAGTTGGCGTCGGTCGAGCGCGCGGAGTAGCCCGGGGGAGATCGCCACGACACCGTCGTCGTCACGACCACTGGCCAGGGCATTCAGCATCCGGTCCGGTAGAAGGGCGAGTGCCGGCCTGCCGCGAAGCCCGGCGCGGGAGGCGAGCCCCTGCACGAGCGTGTGCAGATCCGGCGCCTCCCAGTAGCCGAGCGGCCGAGCCCCCAGGGCACGGATGACCGCGCGGCCCGAGGTGTGGCCACCGGACCGGGTCGCCCCCCAGACCGCACCGCCGATCATCAGCAGACCGAGCGGTCCGAACAGGACCACGGCCGTGATGGCAGCCACCAATCCGATGGTGGCCACAACTGCAACGCTGGCCATCAGCGTCGTCGGCCGACGGTGAATCACTGGCTGAAGTCGGGTCACGTTCTCATCTTGAGCGGATGCCTGCCCGGCTACACCCATGACTTGGTCTGGACTTGGTCAAGACCGCCATCGAGCGCGCGATCTCTCCACTCCAAGTCGCCTGCTCCGAGTCGCCTGCTCCGAGTCGTCTACTCCGTGTCGTCGGGGCTGTGGTCGGAGATGCGGGTCACGGTGGAGTCCTCGTCGTACCCCTCGGGGTCGGCGACGGCCACGCCACGGAATCCGCTAGTCGGCGAGACGGCCGTCTCCTGCTCCGAACCAAGCCGGGACAGCAATCCGCGCAGGTCGATGCCGGTCAACGACGACCCGATCGCCAGGCCCTGCTCGACGTTGGTCGCCACGTTGCCAATCAACTTCGACGCCCCGTCCGTCGAGACCACGGTGAGGTCCTTGATGTTGCCCATCGGCTCACTGGCGGCCCGAACCAGTTCGGGGAGGATGCTGGTCAGCAGCTCCATGACCGCGGCTTCGTTGTAGTGCTGGAACGCTTCGGCGTTCTTCTGCCGCGCTTCGGCCTCGGCCTCACCACGTGCCAGGATTGCGGCCGCTTCGGCCGCTCCCTCAGCCTCCACCGCGCTCGCGATGGCCTCGCGACGTGATCGCTCGGCAAACCCTCGCTTCTCACCCTCGATCGCCTCGGCCTCGGCCAGTGCCGACCGTCGGGACTTCTCGGCCTCACCTGACAGGCGGGCGGTCTCGGCCTCGGCCTGCGCCTTGGCGATCTGCGCCTGCTGGCGGGCCTCCGCCTCGCGGATGGCGGCCGACTTGCGACCCTCGGCCTCCTGCTCGACGCGGTAGCGATCGGCGTCGGCGGGCTTGCGGATCTCGGTGTCGAGCTCACGCTCCTTCAGGGCGGCGCGGCGCTCCGCCACCTGCTCCTGGGCGGTCAGGACGTCCTGGTCCTTGGCGGCCTGCGCGATCGGCCCCGCTGCACGGGCGTCAGCCTCGGCGGCGTCGGTCTCCGCCTGGATCTCCG
The sequence above is a segment of the Euzebya tangerina genome. Coding sequences within it:
- a CDS encoding NADPH:quinone oxidoreductase family protein; translation: MRAIHITSLDGPSAVDVVDIPAPEPTGDQVLIDVRAAGVAFPDLLQTRGLYQLKPEMPFVPGVEVAGVIRSAPSDSGFSEGDRVMAFGMLGGMAEQLAVSSSSTFALPDELSFEQGAAFPMNYHTAHFSLVRRGQLQSGETVLVHGAAGGVGTATIQVAKALGARVIAVVSTDEKAAVAREAGADDVIRSDGPWKDEAKALTDGRGVDVIMDPVGGDRFTDSIRALAPEGRLLVVGFAAGSIPEVRVNRLLLSNTTLVGCAWGGFLMQEPAIVHDIGDALDAMIREGALAPPIGAALPLERAAEALTLLDERKATGKVVLTVGAD
- a CDS encoding pirin family protein, with protein sequence MANPLDATAPDAVLQTFPLNGQGPWPTVDPFLFCVHHDDDYPEGDEELGPCAPLVGRNIGMDFSGADGWSMYHGSLVPGFPQHPHRGFETISFMRNGFMDHSDSLGAAARFGRGDVQWMTAGSGIVHAEMFPLLNSQERNATELFQIWINLPASDKMVPPHFSMLWDHEIPKHTLLDGTGRPVDITVVAGQLVEGHAPATPPPHSYASRADADVHIWHAGFAEGASWQPPVAAHPDTRRVVYVFGDGVVRINGQELTGGNGAVIRCDVPVTITDDTPGAALTDDGHAAEVLILGGRPIDEPIVQYGPFVMNTKAEIAKAYDDYSETGFGGWPWAAADPNHGHEVKRFAKHADGRVEELAAT
- a CDS encoding M48 family metalloprotease, translating into MATIGLVAAITAVVLFGPLGLLMIGGAVWGATRSGGHTSGRAVIRALGARPLGYWEAPDLHTLVQGLASRAGLRGRPALALLPDRMLNALASGRDDDGVVAISPGLLRALDRRQLAGVMAHEISHIAAGDLRIMRVAHVLARGTQSLTTIGTIGLLLFGPGAIGGGFSTLTILAVLWAPSLATLLLLALSRSREYQADADAVALTNDAEGLAQALNVLDQHAGAAWEAAHPRRSMPAEWLRTHPTTAKRVERLRQLHLERQQLSRPDGPYRLAA
- a CDS encoding flotillin family protein codes for the protein MNTLLAGGGALVVLLVLLVAAVSSRYRVAGPNQAFIITGRKGNRGPVINPETGESTHDLSGQRVIIGASTFVLPVVQKLHALDLSSRRIPVGINGGISAQGIKVDLEGVAIVKVGGTEDAIRAAAQRFLNQQDGIEVFTQEVLAGSLRAIVGRLTVETIIRDRAAFASAVAEEAETSLTNQGLALDTFQLQDIRAEGEYLKDLGRPEAARVEKEAAIAEARARQAAEEERLQAEEQIAIANRTLALKKAEIQAETDAAEADARAAGPIAQAAKDQDVLTAQEQVAERRAALKERELDTEIRKPADADRYRVEQEAEGRKSAAIREAEARQQAQIAKAQAEAETARLSGEAEKSRRSALAEAEAIEGEKRGFAERSRREAIASAVEAEGAAEAAAILARGEAEAEARQKNAEAFQHYNEAAVMELLTSILPELVRAASEPMGNIKDLTVVSTDGASKLIGNVATNVEQGLAIGSSLTGIDLRGLLSRLGSEQETAVSPTSGFRGVAVADPEGYDEDSTVTRISDHSPDDTE